The genomic interval ATATTGCCTGCGACAAATTAGGCGCAAAGAATGCCTTTGGCTTTGATGTGTCTGCGGCGTGTTCTGGTTTTTTATACTCACTCACCCTGGGTGCTTCCTTTATTGAAAGTGGACGATACAAGAAAGTTGTGGTTTGCGGAGCCGATAAAATGAGCGCGATCGTTGATTACACAGATCGGGCCACCTGTATCATCTTTGGTGATGGCGCTGGTGCCGTTTTGCTGGAACCCAACACAGAAGGGCTTGGCATTAAAGACAGCATTCTGAAAAGCGACGGAAGCGGAGGTCAGTTTCTCCACATGAAAGCCGGTGGCTCTGTTCGCCCCTCCTCTGCCGAAACCGTAGCGAACAAAGAACATTATATTTTTCAGGAAGGACAGGCTGTTTTCAAATTCGCTGTTAAAGGGATGGCAGATGTGAGTGCTGAATTACTTGAACGAAATAACCTGACGGGTGATGATATCGCCTGGTTAGTACCACACCAGGCCAACCTCCGTATTATTGATGCGACCGCTAATCGCATGGGTCTTACCAAAGAAAAGGTAATGATCAATATCCAGCGTTATGGCAATACCACTGCAGGCACCATCCCTCTTTGTCTCTGGGAGTGGGAAAACAAGTTACACAAAGGCGATAAGATCGTTTTGGCCGCCTTTGGAGGTGGCTTTACCTGGGGTGCCACCCTGCTGGAATGGGCCTATGACAAGTAATCCATGTTAAATTTT from Chitinophagales bacterium carries:
- a CDS encoding ketoacyl-ACP synthase III gives rise to the protein MSQKITAAITAVGGYVPEDKLTNFDLEKMVDTNDEWIRTRTGIEERRILKGEGKGTSDMVVPAVREICEKRGISPEEIDCLIVATVTPDMVFPATANIACDKLGAKNAFGFDVSAACSGFLYSLTLGASFIESGRYKKVVVCGADKMSAIVDYTDRATCIIFGDGAGAVLLEPNTEGLGIKDSILKSDGSGGQFLHMKAGGSVRPSSAETVANKEHYIFQEGQAVFKFAVKGMADVSAELLERNNLTGDDIAWLVPHQANLRIIDATANRMGLTKEKVMINIQRYGNTTAGTIPLCLWEWENKLHKGDKIVLAAFGGGFTWGATLLEWAYDK